In Streptomyces nojiriensis, one genomic interval encodes:
- a CDS encoding lipid-transfer protein, whose protein sequence is MKSYIVGVGMTKFEKPESRDWQYWDMAKEAGSAALADAGIGYDLVEQVPVGYCFQASTAGQRAAYELGLSGVPVYNVNNNCATGSTALMMARQFVQGGISDCVLALGFEKMKRGALGGGADGGDFKTSPVARHYGIMAAGHGFEMSPPTAQIFGNAAREHMERYGTTAAQLAAVGAKNHRHSANNPNAQFQDVYSVEEILAAKEIHAPLTKLQCSPTSDGAAAALVVSERFLVRHGLHDKAVEIVGQSMTTDTEASFASGSCIDVVGKPMTAAAARQAYEASGLGIEDVDVVELHDCFSINELLTYEALGMCEDGAAGKLVESGATTYGGRWVVNPSGGLISKGHPLGATGLAQAAELVWQLRGEAGPRQVAGARVGLAHNIGLGGAAVVTLLRR, encoded by the coding sequence ATGAAGTCGTACATCGTGGGCGTCGGCATGACGAAGTTCGAGAAGCCGGAGTCGCGGGACTGGCAGTACTGGGACATGGCGAAGGAGGCCGGATCGGCGGCGCTCGCCGACGCGGGCATCGGCTACGACCTGGTGGAGCAGGTCCCGGTGGGGTACTGCTTCCAGGCCTCCACGGCCGGCCAGCGGGCCGCGTACGAGCTGGGGCTCTCCGGGGTGCCGGTCTACAACGTCAACAACAACTGCGCGACGGGCTCGACGGCGCTGATGATGGCGCGGCAGTTCGTACAGGGCGGGATCAGCGACTGCGTGCTCGCGCTGGGCTTCGAGAAGATGAAGCGCGGCGCGCTCGGGGGCGGGGCCGACGGAGGCGACTTCAAGACCTCGCCGGTGGCCCGGCACTACGGGATCATGGCCGCGGGCCACGGCTTCGAGATGTCCCCGCCCACGGCGCAGATCTTCGGCAACGCGGCGCGCGAGCACATGGAGCGGTACGGGACCACGGCCGCGCAGCTCGCGGCGGTCGGCGCGAAGAACCACCGGCACTCGGCGAACAACCCCAACGCGCAGTTCCAGGACGTGTACTCGGTCGAGGAGATCCTGGCGGCGAAGGAGATCCACGCGCCGCTGACGAAGCTCCAGTGCTCGCCGACCTCGGACGGCGCGGCGGCGGCGCTGGTGGTGTCCGAGCGGTTCCTGGTGCGGCACGGGCTGCACGACAAGGCGGTGGAGATCGTCGGCCAGTCGATGACGACGGACACCGAGGCCTCCTTCGCCTCGGGCTCCTGCATCGACGTGGTCGGCAAGCCGATGACGGCGGCCGCGGCCCGGCAGGCGTACGAGGCCTCGGGGCTCGGCATCGAGGACGTGGACGTGGTGGAGCTGCACGACTGCTTCTCGATCAACGAGCTGCTGACGTACGAGGCGCTGGGCATGTGCGAGGACGGCGCCGCCGGGAAGCTGGTGGAGTCGGGCGCGACCACGTACGGCGGGCGGTGGGTGGTCAACCCCTCCGGGGGGCTGATCTCCAAGGGGCATCCGCTGGGGGCGACGGGGCTGGCGCAGGCCGCGGAGCTGGTGTGGCAGTTGCGCGGCGAGGCCGGTCCGCGGCAGGTCGCAGGGGCGCGGGTGGGGCTGGCGCACAACATCGGGCTGGGCGGCGCGGCGGTGGTGACGCTGCTGCGGAGGTAG
- a CDS encoding response regulator transcription factor, whose protein sequence is MPVDHREVRALRVLLEPPNPALALQLGLQPDIEVVRDPMARPAVALVEELAAVTALLADDPECRVLVLTGSAHPGLAEAALAAGAVGLVLRDGPVADLADCVRRASTGETVVDPALG, encoded by the coding sequence ATGCCTGTTGACCACCGTGAGGTGCGCGCCCTGCGCGTCCTGCTGGAGCCGCCGAATCCGGCCCTGGCGCTCCAGCTCGGCCTCCAGCCGGACATCGAGGTCGTCCGGGACCCCATGGCCCGGCCCGCGGTGGCCCTGGTGGAGGAGCTCGCGGCCGTGACCGCCCTGCTGGCCGACGACCCGGAGTGCCGGGTGCTCGTCCTGACGGGCTCGGCGCACCCGGGCCTGGCGGAGGCAGCCCTCGCCGCGGGCGCGGTGGGGCTGGTGCTGCGGGACGGCCCGGTCGCGGACCTGGCGGACTGCGTCCGGCGCGCCTCGACGGGCGAGACCGTGGTGGACCCCGCCCTGGGGTGA
- a CDS encoding YcxB family protein: MSEIREVSFSATGSVTRDEYDEAAKAAGLFRRGRVVAALGTVLLASAGVTLSSEGLTVHPVPLAIAAAYGLVALLLLPRWAVARGFRSGRAAEEKRVVVDGTGIEVFRGGESQRMVWDEVRYYHETPRLHVFVGRSRRRTCLVALPKRLFTAPGESELLGAFGHEQAGDGS, from the coding sequence GTGAGTGAGATACGTGAGGTGTCCTTCAGTGCCACCGGCAGTGTGACCAGGGACGAGTACGACGAGGCCGCCAAGGCGGCGGGGCTGTTCCGGCGGGGGCGGGTGGTGGCCGCCCTCGGTACGGTCCTCCTCGCTTCGGCGGGCGTGACGCTGTCCTCGGAAGGTCTCACCGTGCACCCCGTCCCCCTCGCGATCGCGGCGGCGTACGGCCTCGTCGCGCTGCTTCTGCTGCCGCGGTGGGCGGTGGCCCGGGGCTTCCGCAGCGGCAGGGCCGCCGAGGAGAAGCGGGTCGTGGTGGACGGCACGGGCATCGAGGTGTTCCGCGGCGGGGAATCGCAGCGGATGGTGTGGGACGAGGTGCGCTACTACCACGAGACGCCCCGGCTGCACGTGTTCGTGGGCCGCTCGCGCCGCCGGACGTGTCTCGTGGCGCTGCCCAAGCGGCTGTTCACCGCCCCGGGCGAGAGCGAGCTCCTCGGCGCCTTCGGGCACGAGCAGGCCGGCGACGGCTCGTAG
- a CDS encoding RNA polymerase sigma factor, with amino-acid sequence MAESTWPAEPLILAAQGGDLDAVTALVSGSHPNVRRFAYSLCASPEDAEDAAQEALIILYRKIGMLRASGALASWMFRIVRNECMRRARLVPRERAPLPDSAVMSAEDEVLEHLEAARVARAIAALPADQRRVLIMRDIQGYSGRMAADALGLSPAAMKSRLHRARAALRHTLYPAPGGNDDDH; translated from the coding sequence GTGGCTGAGTCGACCTGGCCCGCCGAGCCGCTGATCCTCGCCGCGCAGGGCGGGGACCTCGACGCCGTCACCGCGCTGGTCTCCGGATCGCACCCGAACGTGCGGAGGTTCGCGTACTCGCTGTGCGCCTCCCCCGAGGACGCCGAGGACGCCGCCCAGGAGGCGCTGATCATCCTCTACCGGAAGATCGGCATGCTGCGCGCGTCCGGCGCCCTGGCCTCGTGGATGTTCCGCATCGTCCGCAACGAGTGCATGCGCCGGGCCCGGCTGGTGCCGCGCGAGCGCGCCCCGCTGCCCGACTCCGCCGTGATGTCGGCCGAGGACGAGGTACTGGAGCACCTGGAGGCCGCCCGGGTGGCGCGGGCGATCGCCGCCCTCCCCGCCGACCAGCGGCGGGTGCTGATCATGCGGGACATCCAGGGCTACAGCGGGCGGATGGCGGCGGACGCGCTCGGGCTCAGCCCCGCCGCGATGAAATCACGGCTGCACCGGGCCCGCGCGGCCCTGCGCCACACCCTGTACCCGGCTCCTGGAGGCAACGATGACGATCACTGA
- a CDS encoding MaoC/PaaZ C-terminal domain-containing protein, with translation MPIDAAKALAADPRLGDIGWDHKDIQLYHLGLGAGLPATDPDELRYTLESKLHVLPSFATVAGAGMAMLGGLAAPGIDVNLAAVLHGGHSIELHRPIPVKGRATSRSKVAAVYDKGKAAVIVLRSEVADADGPLWTSDAQIFVRGEGGFGGERGPSAKEELPGRAPDRTEERHIREDQALLYRLSGDWNPLHADPEFAKLAGFDRPILHGLCSYGMTLKAVVDTALGGDVSRVRAYRTRFAGIVFPGETLRIRMWQEPGRVQVSVTAAERDDAPVLADTVVEHA, from the coding sequence ATGCCGATCGATGCCGCCAAGGCCCTCGCCGCCGACCCCCGCCTGGGGGACATCGGCTGGGACCACAAGGACATCCAGCTCTACCACCTCGGCCTCGGCGCGGGCCTGCCGGCCACCGACCCGGACGAGCTGCGCTACACCCTCGAATCCAAGCTCCACGTCCTGCCCAGCTTCGCGACCGTCGCCGGCGCCGGCATGGCCATGCTCGGCGGCCTCGCCGCACCCGGGATCGACGTCAACCTCGCCGCCGTCCTGCACGGCGGCCACTCCATCGAGCTGCACCGGCCCATCCCCGTCAAGGGGCGGGCCACCTCCCGCTCGAAGGTCGCCGCCGTCTACGACAAGGGCAAGGCGGCCGTGATCGTGCTGCGCTCCGAGGTCGCGGACGCCGACGGCCCGCTGTGGACGAGCGACGCGCAGATCTTCGTACGCGGGGAGGGCGGCTTCGGCGGTGAGCGCGGACCCTCGGCCAAGGAGGAGCTCCCCGGGCGCGCGCCCGACCGGACCGAGGAGCGGCACATCCGCGAGGACCAGGCGCTCCTCTACCGCCTCTCCGGCGACTGGAACCCGCTGCACGCCGACCCCGAGTTCGCCAAGCTGGCCGGCTTCGACCGGCCGATCCTGCACGGCCTGTGCTCGTACGGGATGACCCTCAAGGCCGTCGTCGACACGGCCCTGGGCGGGGACGTCTCCCGGGTCCGCGCCTACCGCACGCGCTTCGCCGGGATCGTCTTCCCGGGCGAGACCCTGCGGATCCGGATGTGGCAGGAGCCCGGCCGGGTCCAGGTCTCGGTGACCGCCGCAGAACGGGACGACGCGCCGGTCCTCGCCGACACCGTCGTCGAACACGCGTAA